One Streptomyces sp. NBC_01217 genomic region harbors:
- a CDS encoding GNAT family N-acetyltransferase has translation MLCLYTAFGMELRMTSTFPDISISTDRLVLRPFDMADVPAYIEMMNDELVTAWTEAPYPYTQVDAERWVRRIAPAQRSSGDGIVFAVTEFLTQRLVGSVRLRNTDWRTLATEAAYITAPWARGEGYATEAVLALAQWLFRDQGFERIELRTAADNTASQQVAQKLGCISEGVLRNACIARTRTENGTDGGWTDIRTDLIVWGLLPEDLEGVAEQLADAGGYGAYNDWN, from the coding sequence ATGCTGTGCCTTTACACGGCCTTCGGCATGGAGCTGCGCATGACTTCCACCTTTCCGGACATCTCCATCAGCACGGACCGGTTGGTGCTGCGCCCCTTCGACATGGCGGACGTCCCCGCGTACATCGAGATGATGAACGACGAACTCGTCACCGCCTGGACCGAGGCCCCCTACCCGTACACCCAGGTCGACGCCGAGCGCTGGGTCCGCAGGATCGCCCCCGCACAGCGCTCCAGCGGCGACGGCATCGTCTTCGCCGTCACCGAATTCCTCACGCAGCGCCTCGTCGGCTCGGTCCGCCTGCGCAACACCGACTGGCGCACCCTCGCCACCGAGGCGGCGTACATCACCGCCCCCTGGGCACGCGGCGAGGGATACGCCACCGAGGCCGTGCTCGCGCTCGCCCAGTGGCTCTTCCGCGACCAGGGCTTCGAGCGCATCGAGCTGCGCACCGCCGCCGACAACACCGCCTCCCAGCAGGTCGCCCAGAAGCTCGGCTGCATCAGCGAGGGCGTCCTGCGCAACGCCTGCATAGCGCGCACCCGGACCGAGAACGGCACGGACGGAGGCTGGACCGACATCAGGACCGATCTGATCGTCTGGGGCCTGCTTCCCGAGGATCTCGAAGGGGTTGCCGAGCAGCTCGCCGACGCGGGTGGCTACGGCGCCTACAACGACTGGAACTGA